One genomic segment of Polynucleobacter sp. MWH-UH2A includes these proteins:
- a CDS encoding ATP synthase subunit I, with protein sequence MIPQKNQFSKADDWDDLEEEDIRVYSKEEIVALQQKNAAKYRILSPWKVLLAQVLITAISMVFWSVFGEPVGVSLYTQSAFLGGLISVLPSALFLIRLEMAKKSQRLNAGSFLAALVSGEFIKIAVTLMMFVGIAYLVPSLLWVPFLVTYLLALKCVWLAWLWR encoded by the coding sequence TTGATTCCTCAAAAAAATCAATTTTCCAAGGCGGACGATTGGGATGACCTCGAAGAAGAGGACATTCGGGTCTATAGTAAGGAAGAGATTGTTGCGTTGCAGCAAAAAAATGCTGCAAAGTACCGAATTCTTTCACCTTGGAAGGTTTTATTGGCCCAAGTACTTATTACAGCAATTAGCATGGTGTTTTGGTCAGTTTTTGGGGAGCCGGTAGGGGTAAGCCTTTATACTCAGTCGGCCTTTTTAGGTGGTTTAATTAGCGTCTTGCCCTCAGCCTTGTTTTTAATAAGATTAGAGATGGCAAAAAAATCGCAAAGATTGAATGCAGGAAGTTTTTTAGCAGCATTAGTTTCTGGCGAATTTATAAAAATTGCCGTGACATTAATGATGTTTGTGGGGATTGCATACCTTGTCCCTAGCTTGCTTTGGGTCCCCTTTTTGGTGACTTACCTGCTTGCCTTGAAGTGTGTGTGGCTGGCGTGGTTGTGGCGCTAA
- the atpB gene encoding F0F1 ATP synthase subunit A codes for MSSEVLQAHEAAEKMTPTAYISEHLHNLTNIGEPQHSIIDFSVINLDTIFWASLMGFLAVFILLIAARRATPGVPGRFQCLVEMIVEMVDTQAKSIVHGNRTFIAPLALFVFFWIILLNTLDLIPVDWVLGVNHFIESFGVHVPHHRLVPTTDLNATMGMSLSVLVLVFFYSFKVKGVGGFLHELVSAPFGAKWYLAPFNLALNIIEYLAKGVSLGMRLFGNMYAGELVFLLIALLGSVWTFNLDLSLFGLVGHVIAGSAWAIFHILVILLQAFIFMMLTLVYIGQAHSHH; via the coding sequence ATGTCTAGCGAAGTACTTCAGGCCCATGAGGCAGCGGAAAAAATGACGCCAACGGCGTACATTTCTGAGCATTTACATAATCTCACCAATATTGGCGAGCCTCAGCATTCCATTATTGATTTCAGCGTAATTAATTTAGATACTATTTTTTGGGCCTCCTTGATGGGCTTCTTAGCGGTATTTATTTTGTTAATTGCAGCGCGTCGCGCAACCCCTGGTGTGCCTGGTCGTTTCCAGTGCTTGGTAGAAATGATTGTGGAAATGGTTGACACTCAAGCGAAGAGCATTGTTCATGGCAACCGCACTTTTATTGCACCACTCGCGCTTTTCGTATTTTTTTGGATCATCCTCTTAAATACCCTTGACTTGATTCCTGTGGATTGGGTGTTGGGCGTAAATCATTTCATCGAGAGCTTCGGTGTTCACGTACCTCATCACAGATTGGTTCCAACAACAGACTTGAATGCCACTATGGGCATGTCACTCTCAGTATTGGTTTTGGTGTTCTTTTATAGCTTCAAAGTAAAAGGTGTTGGCGGCTTCTTGCATGAGCTGGTTTCTGCTCCCTTTGGTGCGAAGTGGTATTTGGCCCCATTCAACCTTGCGTTGAACATTATTGAATATTTGGCGAAAGGCGTTTCTTTGGGAATGCGACTTTTCGGAAACATGTACGCTGGTGAGTTGGTGTTCTTATTGATCGCACTGCTCGGAAGTGTATGGACTTTTAATTTAGATTTATCCCTGTTCGGATTGGTGGGCCATGTTATTGCTGGATCAGCTTGGGCCATCTTCCACATTTTGGTTATTTTGTTGCAAGCCTTTATTTTTATGATGTTGACTTTGGTTTACATCGGGCAAGCGCATAGCCATCACTAA
- a CDS encoding ParB/RepB/Spo0J family partition protein, translated as MVAIKKKGLGRGLEALLGEKNQAPKPSTDINRLPLTALQAGKYQPRQKMEAGALQELAESIREQGVMQPLLVRLVGAGKYEIIAGERRFRAATIAGLKEVPVLVSGADDQAAAAMALVENMQREDLNPLEESQGLARLIEEFGFTHEQAAKAVGKSRSAISNLLRLAQLAKPVQAMLLAGDIDMGHARALLPLPGASQVALAQRIAAQGLSVREVERMSAALVIAGGQIGDKKAKTKVGSVAPNQDPDMRRLTQEIADLIGLSAEFKFKGKGGELRIQFSQFDELDSLLRKIGIEA; from the coding sequence ATGGTTGCCATAAAGAAAAAAGGTTTAGGTAGAGGATTAGAGGCTTTGTTGGGCGAAAAAAATCAAGCACCAAAGCCATCAACGGATATCAATCGTTTGCCCTTAACTGCTTTGCAGGCAGGCAAATATCAGCCACGCCAAAAAATGGAAGCGGGCGCACTCCAAGAGTTGGCAGAAAGCATTCGTGAACAAGGGGTGATGCAGCCATTGCTAGTGCGCTTAGTGGGCGCAGGCAAATACGAAATTATTGCGGGTGAAAGACGCTTTCGCGCAGCAACGATAGCCGGCTTAAAAGAAGTGCCTGTTTTGGTTTCTGGCGCAGATGATCAAGCTGCTGCAGCAATGGCCTTGGTCGAAAATATGCAACGCGAAGATTTAAATCCTTTGGAGGAGTCTCAGGGTTTAGCGCGGCTGATTGAAGAGTTTGGTTTTACGCATGAACAAGCAGCAAAAGCAGTAGGAAAATCTCGTAGCGCAATTAGTAATCTCTTGCGCCTGGCTCAACTGGCCAAACCTGTACAGGCAATGCTTTTGGCGGGAGACATTGATATGGGGCATGCCCGTGCCCTTTTGCCTTTGCCTGGCGCAAGCCAGGTTGCCTTGGCGCAAAGAATTGCAGCTCAGGGCTTATCTGTGCGCGAGGTGGAGAGAATGTCTGCGGCTTTGGTTATTGCTGGCGGACAAATTGGAGATAAAAAAGCAAAAACTAAAGTCGGGTCTGTAGCCCCAAATCAAGATCCGGATATGCGTCGCTTAACTCAAGAAATTGCGGATTTAATTGGATTGAGTGCGGAATTTAAGTTCAAAGGCAAGGGTGGAGAACTCAGAATTCAGTTTAGTCAATTCGATGAGTTGGATTCTTTATTAAGAAAGATAGGCATAGAAGCGTAA
- the atpG gene encoding F0F1 ATP synthase subunit gamma: protein MAGTKEIRSKIKSVQNTRKITKAMEMVAASKMRRAQERMRNARPYAEKIREMVANLSKANPEYRPAYMATREVKKVGTILVTTDKGLCGGLNTNVLRLIANQVRDLQAKNVEIEYTAIGSKGLQFLNRSKAKLISQTIQIGDTPHLDVLIGAIAAQLEAFEKGEIDAVYLAYTRFVNAMKQEPVLEKLLPLESAVLSSEDKSGPSWDYIYEPDAESILNGLLKRYVETMIYQAVAENMASEQSARMVSMKAASDNAKNVIGELQLDYNKTRQAAITKELSEIVGGAAAV from the coding sequence ATGGCCGGCACAAAAGAGATACGATCCAAGATCAAGAGCGTGCAAAACACGCGCAAGATCACGAAAGCGATGGAAATGGTCGCCGCATCCAAGATGCGTCGTGCCCAGGAGCGCATGCGTAATGCGCGCCCATACGCTGAAAAAATTCGTGAAATGGTAGCCAATCTTTCTAAAGCAAATCCCGAGTATCGCCCTGCTTATATGGCAACTCGAGAGGTTAAGAAAGTTGGCACGATTCTGGTTACAACAGACAAAGGCCTGTGCGGTGGTTTAAATACCAACGTTCTGCGTTTGATTGCTAACCAAGTGCGCGATTTGCAGGCAAAAAATGTTGAAATTGAGTACACCGCGATTGGTTCAAAAGGCCTTCAATTTTTGAATCGTTCAAAAGCAAAACTCATTTCTCAAACAATTCAAATTGGCGATACGCCACATTTGGATGTTTTGATTGGCGCAATTGCTGCCCAATTAGAAGCGTTTGAGAAGGGCGAGATTGATGCAGTGTATTTGGCATACACACGTTTCGTGAATGCCATGAAACAAGAGCCTGTTCTAGAAAAGCTTTTACCTTTAGAGTCAGCTGTTTTGAGCTCTGAAGATAAGTCGGGACCATCTTGGGACTACATTTATGAGCCCGATGCTGAGTCCATTTTGAATGGCTTATTAAAGCGTTACGTTGAAACGATGATTTATCAAGCGGTTGCTGAGAATATGGCGTCCGAGCAGTCTGCACGTATGGTTTCCATGAAGGCTGCATCTGATAACGCGAAGAACGTGATCGGCGAATTGCAATTGGATTACAACAAAACACGACAAGCTGCTATTACCAAGGAGTTGTCAGAAATTGTTGGTGGAGCGGCTGCGGTTTAA
- a CDS encoding F0F1 ATP synthase subunit delta, giving the protein MADLATIARPYAEALFQSAKPAELAGCLEQLNELAQLAALPEIAALSNNPKVSADDLSKLLSGMVKTKLDPKVASFLNLVNQNHRLAAVPEIAYQFEAMKNKSEGAAEVMITSAFPLEGSALNDLLSSLKKRFGGKELRPTIQVDPALIGGVRIQVGDEVMDSSVKAQLAQMQASLGA; this is encoded by the coding sequence ATGGCTGATTTAGCCACTATTGCACGTCCTTACGCTGAGGCGCTTTTTCAAAGCGCTAAGCCGGCGGAACTCGCTGGTTGCCTAGAGCAGTTAAATGAGTTGGCACAGCTTGCTGCTTTGCCTGAAATTGCTGCTTTATCAAACAATCCAAAAGTTTCCGCTGATGATTTGAGCAAGTTACTTTCTGGCATGGTGAAAACTAAGCTTGATCCTAAGGTCGCTAGCTTTTTAAATCTTGTGAACCAAAACCACCGCTTAGCAGCTGTTCCAGAAATTGCCTATCAATTTGAGGCAATGAAGAACAAGAGCGAGGGTGCTGCAGAAGTAATGATTACCAGCGCATTCCCTTTAGAGGGTTCTGCGCTAAATGATTTGTTGTCAAGTTTGAAGAAGCGCTTTGGGGGTAAAGAATTGCGCCCAACTATTCAGGTTGATCCAGCATTGATTGGCGGAGTCCGCATTCAAGTTGGTGACGAGGTGATGGATAGTTCTGTCAAGGCACAGTTAGCTCAAATGCAAGCAAGTCTTGGCGCATAA
- a CDS encoding ParA family protein — protein MAKIFCIANQKGGVGKTTTAVNLAAGLAGHGQRVLLVDLDPQGNATMGSGVEKADLELSVYQVLIGMAAIKECAQRCESSGYDVLPANRDLAGAEIELVDLDERESRLKEALSRVADDYDFILIDCPPALSLLTLNGLCAANGVIVPMQCEYFALEGLSDLVNTIKQVHANLNPDLVIIGLLRVMFDARMTLQQQVSEQLLEHFGDKVFKTIIPRNVRLAEAPSYGLPGVAFDKSSRGAKAYLDFGAEMIERIKRM, from the coding sequence ATGGCAAAAATATTCTGTATAGCAAACCAAAAAGGGGGTGTTGGTAAGACCACCACTGCCGTTAACTTAGCTGCGGGATTGGCTGGTCATGGGCAGCGTGTTTTACTTGTAGATTTAGATCCGCAGGGCAATGCCACTATGGGATCGGGGGTGGAGAAAGCCGATTTAGAGTTAAGTGTTTACCAAGTATTAATTGGTATGGCAGCAATTAAAGAATGTGCGCAACGTTGCGAGAGTTCTGGCTACGATGTGCTACCTGCGAATCGCGATTTAGCGGGTGCCGAAATTGAGTTAGTTGATTTGGATGAGCGAGAATCTCGTTTAAAAGAAGCGCTGTCACGGGTAGCAGATGATTACGATTTTATATTGATCGATTGCCCGCCCGCCCTTTCATTGCTAACCTTGAATGGCTTGTGTGCGGCGAATGGCGTCATCGTTCCGATGCAGTGTGAGTACTTTGCATTGGAAGGGCTTTCTGATTTAGTAAATACGATCAAACAAGTACACGCAAATTTAAATCCAGATCTAGTCATTATTGGTTTGTTGCGCGTGATGTTTGATGCGCGCATGACCCTGCAACAACAAGTCTCAGAGCAGTTGCTTGAGCACTTTGGCGACAAAGTATTTAAGACCATTATTCCGCGCAATGTTCGATTGGCAGAGGCGCCTTCATATGGTCTTCCCGGTGTGGCCTTTGATAAATCATCGCGCGGTGCAAAAGCTTATTTAGATTTTGGCGCCGAAATGATCGAACGCATTAAACGCATGTAA
- the rsmG gene encoding 16S rRNA (guanine(527)-N(7))-methyltransferase RsmG: MTEDLLELGIAELGLNLSNDNIADLELFLQEMGRWNQVHNLTAIENEQDSVRLHLIDSIAVLPVMRRFLQDNSRIADLGSGGGLPAIPIAIIQPNWSLTLIEAIRKKTAFLQHVRGKLKLKNIDVQSDRVENVALQQSGQFDAVISRAFTNLSRFLELSLPLLKPNGLVFAMKAKRADEELSAVCKEDWQLLADEALCIPNLSVERRLLVLGPVRKSTPTISSAHS, translated from the coding sequence ATGACCGAAGATCTTCTGGAGCTTGGAATTGCAGAACTTGGGCTGAATTTAAGCAACGATAACATTGCTGATTTAGAGCTTTTTTTGCAGGAAATGGGTCGCTGGAATCAAGTCCATAACCTGACTGCAATTGAGAATGAGCAAGATTCAGTGCGCTTGCATCTTATTGATTCTATTGCAGTTTTACCAGTAATGAGACGTTTTTTGCAGGATAACTCTCGGATAGCTGATCTTGGTTCTGGTGGCGGTTTACCAGCCATCCCGATTGCCATTATTCAACCAAATTGGAGCCTGACATTAATTGAGGCCATTCGCAAGAAAACCGCTTTTCTACAGCATGTTCGCGGCAAGCTAAAGTTAAAAAACATCGATGTGCAGAGCGACCGAGTTGAAAATGTTGCATTGCAACAATCTGGACAGTTTGATGCCGTTATTTCGAGAGCGTTTACTAATTTATCCCGGTTTTTAGAGCTATCTCTGCCCTTGCTTAAGCCCAATGGTTTGGTATTTGCAATGAAAGCCAAGCGCGCGGATGAAGAGTTATCGGCGGTTTGCAAAGAGGATTGGCAATTATTGGCTGACGAAGCGCTTTGCATTCCTAATTTATCTGTAGAGCGACGCCTTTTAGTGCTTGGCCCCGTGAGAAAATCTACCCCCACTATTTCATCTGCACATTCTTAA
- the atpA gene encoding F0F1 ATP synthase subunit alpha has product MQLNPSEISELIKSRISELGVDSQVRNEGTVISVTDGICRVHGLSGVMQGEMLEFPNNTIGLALNLERDSVGAVVLGEYTHIKEGDAVKCTGRILEVPVGPELLGRVVNALGQPIDGKGPINTKLTDFIEKVAPGVIARQSVSQPVQTGLKAIDAMVPIGRGQRELIIGDRQTGKTAVAVDAIINQKGKGVYCVYVAIGQKASTIANVVRKLTELGAMEYTVVVAASASESAAMQYLSAYAGCTMGEYFRDRGEDALIVYDDLTKQAVAYRQISLLLRRPPGREAYPGDVFYLHSRLLERAARVNAEYVEKFTNGAVKGKTGSLTALPIIETQAGDVSAFVPTNVISITDGQIFLETDLFNAGVRPAINAGISVSRVGGAAQTKVIKKLSGGIRTDLAQYRELAAFAQFASDLDEATRKQLERGRRVTELCKQAQYKPLQVWEMAASLYAVNNGYFDDLEVKDVLAFEKGLQDHLKSKYADLVARIEETKDLSKEDEAALRAAIEDYKRSAAF; this is encoded by the coding sequence ATGCAACTCAATCCTTCCGAGATCAGCGAACTGATCAAAAGCCGAATTAGCGAATTGGGCGTTGACTCCCAAGTGCGCAATGAAGGCACTGTAATTTCAGTGACTGACGGTATTTGCCGTGTACATGGTTTGTCTGGCGTGATGCAAGGCGAAATGTTGGAATTCCCTAACAACACAATCGGCCTCGCGCTGAACCTTGAGCGTGACTCTGTTGGTGCTGTGGTGTTGGGTGAGTACACCCACATTAAAGAAGGCGACGCTGTTAAATGTACCGGCCGTATTTTGGAAGTACCTGTTGGCCCAGAATTGCTTGGTCGCGTAGTAAATGCACTCGGTCAACCGATTGATGGCAAAGGTCCAATCAATACTAAGTTAACTGACTTTATTGAAAAAGTTGCTCCTGGCGTTATCGCACGTCAATCCGTTAGCCAGCCAGTACAAACAGGTTTGAAGGCGATTGATGCGATGGTTCCAATTGGCCGTGGTCAGCGTGAGTTGATCATTGGCGACCGTCAAACTGGTAAAACAGCGGTTGCAGTTGATGCGATCATTAACCAAAAAGGTAAAGGCGTTTATTGCGTTTACGTGGCGATCGGTCAAAAAGCTTCTACTATTGCTAACGTTGTTCGCAAGCTCACAGAATTGGGCGCGATGGAATACACCGTAGTTGTGGCAGCAAGTGCATCTGAGTCTGCAGCGATGCAGTACCTCTCTGCATATGCAGGTTGCACAATGGGTGAATACTTCCGCGATCGCGGTGAAGATGCTTTGATTGTTTACGATGACTTGACCAAGCAAGCAGTTGCTTATCGTCAAATCTCCTTGTTGCTCCGCCGCCCACCAGGCCGCGAAGCTTATCCTGGCGACGTGTTTTATCTCCACTCACGCTTGCTCGAGCGCGCTGCTCGTGTAAATGCCGAGTATGTTGAGAAGTTCACTAACGGCGCAGTAAAAGGTAAGACTGGCTCATTGACAGCATTGCCAATTATTGAAACTCAAGCGGGTGACGTTTCTGCATTCGTTCCAACAAACGTGATTTCGATTACTGACGGTCAGATCTTCTTGGAAACTGACTTGTTCAACGCGGGTGTGCGTCCTGCGATTAACGCAGGTATTTCTGTTTCCCGCGTTGGTGGCGCAGCACAAACTAAAGTGATTAAGAAATTGTCCGGCGGTATTCGTACTGACTTGGCACAGTATCGTGAATTGGCAGCGTTTGCACAGTTCGCATCTGATCTTGATGAAGCAACCCGTAAGCAGCTCGAGCGTGGTCGCCGTGTTACAGAATTGTGCAAGCAAGCTCAGTACAAGCCACTCCAGGTTTGGGAAATGGCTGCTTCACTCTACGCAGTAAACAATGGTTATTTTGATGATCTCGAAGTGAAAGATGTATTGGCTTTCGAAAAAGGCCTGCAAGATCACTTGAAATCAAAATATGCTGACTTAGTTGCTCGCATTGAAGAGACTAAAGATTTGAGCAAAGAAGACGAAGCTGCTTTACGCGCTGCGATTGAGGACTACAAGCGTTCTGCAGCCTTCTAA
- the atpE gene encoding F0F1 ATP synthase subunit C, whose product MQQFLANIQGFTAICIGIIIGLGAIGACLGIALMGGKYIEACARQPELMEPLQTKMFLLAGLIDAAFLIGVGVAMLFAFANPLLAVIK is encoded by the coding sequence ATGCAACAATTTCTCGCAAACATTCAAGGTTTCACAGCGATTTGTATTGGCATCATTATCGGCCTCGGCGCGATCGGTGCTTGTTTGGGTATTGCATTGATGGGCGGCAAGTACATCGAAGCTTGCGCACGTCAACCAGAATTGATGGAGCCGCTCCAAACTAAGATGTTCCTTTTGGCTGGTTTGATCGACGCTGCGTTCTTGATCGGCGTTGGTGTTGCAATGTTGTTTGCTTTCGCAAACCCACTGCTCGCTGTTATTAAGTAA
- a CDS encoding F0F1 ATP synthase subunit epsilon, whose translation MSTIRVDVVSAEQSIFSGEAKFVALPGESGELGILRGHTPLMTRIRPGSVRIEKADGDEEFVFVAGGYLEVQPDHVTVLADTAIRGHDLDEAKALEAKKRAEEAMQNRGTEFDLALAQSEFAMAAAQLAAIARFRRKK comes from the coding sequence ATGTCAACCATACGCGTCGATGTAGTAAGTGCTGAGCAGTCTATTTTCAGCGGTGAAGCGAAGTTTGTAGCGCTTCCTGGTGAAAGTGGCGAGCTCGGTATTTTGCGCGGCCACACTCCATTAATGACACGCATTCGTCCGGGTTCAGTTCGCATTGAAAAAGCTGATGGCGACGAAGAGTTTGTATTTGTGGCAGGTGGCTATTTAGAAGTTCAGCCTGATCATGTAACCGTATTGGCAGATACTGCTATTCGTGGCCACGATCTGGATGAAGCAAAAGCATTAGAAGCTAAGAAACGTGCTGAAGAAGCGATGCAAAATCGTGGTACAGAATTTGATTTGGCATTGGCTCAATCTGAGTTTGCAATGGCTGCTGCACAGCTGGCAGCAATTGCACGTTTCCGTCGTAAAAAATAA
- the atpD gene encoding F0F1 ATP synthase subunit beta — MSNGNIVQCIGPVVDIQFPRDKMPNIYDALTLVESGEKSFAEKGLTFEVQQQIGDGVVRAIAMGASDGLRRGMEVKSTGKPISVPVGPATLGRIMDVLGRPIDDAGPIATEERRAIHQPAPKFDELSPSVDLLETGIKVIDLVCPFAKGGKVGLFGGAGVGKTVNMMELINNIAKQHSGLSVFAGVGERTREGNDFYHEMKESNVIDKVAMVFGQMNEPPGNRLRVALTGLTMAEAFRDEGRDILFFVDNIYRYTLAGTEVSALLGRMPSAVGYQPTLAEEMGKLQERITSTKTGSVTSIQAVYVPADDLTDPSPATTFLHLDSTVVLSRDIAALGIYPAVDPLDSTSRQLDPQVVGQEHYEVARSVQMTLQRYKELRDIIAILGMDELSPEDKLAVARARKIQRFLSQPFHVAEVFTGSPGKYVPLKETIRGFKMIVSGELDHLPEQAFYMVGSIDEAIEKAKKL, encoded by the coding sequence ATGAGTAACGGAAATATCGTGCAATGTATCGGTCCAGTGGTGGACATTCAGTTCCCACGCGACAAAATGCCAAACATTTATGATGCGTTGACATTAGTTGAAAGCGGCGAAAAATCATTTGCTGAAAAAGGTTTGACCTTTGAAGTTCAGCAACAAATCGGTGATGGCGTAGTTCGCGCGATTGCCATGGGTGCAAGCGATGGCTTGCGTCGTGGCATGGAAGTGAAATCTACCGGTAAGCCAATTTCTGTTCCTGTTGGTCCAGCAACATTGGGCCGCATTATGGACGTTTTAGGTCGTCCAATTGATGACGCGGGCCCGATTGCCACTGAAGAGCGTCGCGCGATTCACCAGCCAGCTCCAAAATTCGATGAGCTCTCCCCTTCCGTTGACCTCTTGGAAACTGGTATTAAGGTTATTGACTTGGTTTGCCCATTTGCTAAGGGTGGTAAGGTCGGCTTGTTCGGTGGCGCGGGTGTTGGTAAGACCGTAAACATGATGGAATTGATTAACAACATTGCTAAGCAACACTCTGGTTTGTCTGTGTTTGCTGGTGTGGGTGAGCGTACTCGTGAGGGTAACGACTTCTACCACGAGATGAAAGAATCTAACGTTATCGACAAAGTGGCGATGGTGTTTGGTCAGATGAATGAACCTCCTGGCAACCGTTTGCGCGTTGCGTTGACTGGTTTGACTATGGCTGAAGCGTTCCGTGACGAAGGTCGTGACATTTTGTTCTTCGTTGACAATATTTACCGTTATACCTTGGCCGGTACCGAAGTTTCTGCGTTGCTAGGCCGTATGCCTTCTGCTGTGGGTTACCAACCTACATTGGCTGAAGAAATGGGTAAATTGCAAGAGCGTATTACTTCTACCAAGACTGGTTCTGTGACATCTATTCAGGCTGTTTACGTTCCTGCGGATGACTTGACCGATCCGTCACCAGCAACTACCTTCTTGCACTTAGACTCCACCGTTGTGTTGTCACGTGATATTGCTGCTTTGGGTATCTACCCAGCAGTTGACCCATTGGATTCAACCAGCCGTCAGCTTGATCCACAAGTGGTTGGTCAAGAGCACTATGAAGTGGCTCGTTCAGTACAGATGACTTTGCAGCGCTACAAAGAATTGCGCGACATTATTGCGATTTTGGGTATGGACGAATTGTCTCCAGAAGATAAGTTGGCTGTGGCTCGTGCTCGTAAGATACAACGTTTCTTGTCCCAGCCTTTCCACGTTGCTGAGGTGTTCACTGGTTCACCAGGTAAATACGTTCCATTGAAAGAGACTATTCGTGGTTTCAAGATGATCGTAAGTGGTGAATTGGATCACTTGCCTGAGCAAGCGTTCTACATGGTGGGTTCAATTGATGAAGCCATCGAGAAAGCGAAGAAGCTTTAA
- the hemE gene encoding uroporphyrinogen decarboxylase: protein MLLNDRFLKACLGEAVDQTPLWLMRQAGRYLPEYNATRARAGSFLGLAKNPTYATEVTLQPLDRYPLDAAILFSDILTIPDAMGLGLKFTAGEGPSFDHPLRDEAAVKKLRAADMGELKYVFDAVSEIRKALMQDGKQRVPLIGFSGSPWTLACYMIDGSSSDDFRHAKTMMFSRPDLLQHILDINAQSVAAYLTEQVKAGAQALMIFDTWGGMLPDGWYQKMSLASMQKVIALLPREHEGRRIPVIMFTKGGAIWLDDMAQVGADVIAVDWTISLGRARKQLLALNRPLALQGNLDPLILFSEPEQIAKQVCAILDDLASVPALKPGLHALDGHVFNLGHGISQFTPPESVSILAKTVIQHSRALRAKQ, encoded by the coding sequence TTGCTGTTAAACGACCGGTTTTTAAAGGCTTGCCTAGGCGAAGCGGTAGATCAAACACCGCTTTGGCTCATGCGCCAAGCTGGCCGATATCTTCCTGAGTACAACGCCACACGCGCAAGAGCCGGAAGCTTTCTTGGCCTTGCAAAGAATCCAACATATGCCACTGAAGTAACGCTTCAGCCTTTAGATCGCTATCCACTGGATGCGGCTATTTTGTTTTCCGATATTTTGACCATTCCCGATGCTATGGGATTAGGCTTGAAATTTACCGCGGGCGAAGGCCCTAGCTTTGATCATCCTCTGCGTGATGAAGCGGCTGTTAAGAAGCTGCGTGCTGCCGATATGGGCGAGCTCAAATATGTGTTTGATGCTGTTTCAGAAATTCGTAAAGCATTAATGCAAGATGGTAAGCAGCGTGTACCTTTGATCGGCTTCTCGGGAAGCCCTTGGACCTTAGCTTGCTACATGATTGATGGCTCCAGTTCAGACGATTTTCGTCATGCTAAAACAATGATGTTTAGTCGCCCAGACTTGTTGCAGCATATCTTAGATATCAATGCACAATCAGTGGCTGCATACTTAACTGAGCAAGTCAAAGCAGGTGCACAAGCACTGATGATTTTTGATACCTGGGGCGGAATGCTTCCAGATGGTTGGTATCAAAAGATGTCTTTGGCTTCCATGCAAAAAGTCATTGCCTTGTTGCCAAGAGAGCATGAAGGTAGAAGAATTCCAGTAATTATGTTCACCAAGGGCGGCGCTATTTGGTTGGACGATATGGCGCAAGTTGGTGCTGATGTAATTGCGGTAGATTGGACTATTTCTCTTGGTCGTGCGCGCAAACAGTTGCTCGCCTTAAATAGGCCTTTAGCTTTGCAAGGCAATTTAGACCCGCTTATTTTGTTTTCAGAGCCAGAGCAAATCGCAAAACAAGTCTGTGCAATTTTGGATGATTTAGCCAGCGTCCCGGCCCTTAAGCCTGGGTTGCATGCCTTGGATGGACATGTATTTAATCTGGGGCATGGGATTTCTCAATTCACCCCGCCTGAAAGCGTGTCTATTTTGGCGAAAACAGTGATTCAACACTCCAGGGCTTTAAGGGCAAAGCAATAA
- a CDS encoding F0F1 ATP synthase subunit B gives MNLNATLFAQMIVFFVLWWVVARFVWPPLVKALDERSSKIADGLAAAERGKEALALASNEAEQELNKARQEGVQRVAEAEKRAQMSAEEIRVNAQAEAARIISQAKQDADQQVTRARELLRAEVALLAVKGAEQILRREVDAKAHGQLLDQLKAEL, from the coding sequence GTGAATCTGAACGCGACCCTATTCGCGCAAATGATCGTTTTCTTCGTCTTATGGTGGGTTGTTGCACGTTTCGTGTGGCCACCACTAGTTAAGGCGCTAGATGAACGTTCAAGCAAAATTGCTGATGGTTTAGCTGCTGCTGAGCGCGGCAAAGAAGCACTAGCATTGGCAAGCAATGAAGCTGAGCAAGAATTAAACAAAGCACGCCAAGAAGGCGTTCAACGCGTTGCTGAAGCAGAAAAACGTGCGCAAATGTCTGCCGAAGAAATTCGTGTAAACGCACAAGCTGAAGCCGCTCGAATCATTTCTCAAGCAAAGCAAGATGCAGATCAACAAGTCACACGCGCGCGCGAATTGTTGCGCGCTGAAGTTGCCCTACTTGCTGTTAAAGGTGCTGAGCAAATTTTGCGTCGTGAAGTTGATGCAAAAGCGCATGGCCAATTGCTTGATCAACTAAAGGCAGAACTTTGA